A single Leptolyngbya sp. FACHB-261 DNA region contains:
- the htpG gene encoding molecular chaperone HtpG, which produces MLEQGTISIHTENIFPIIKKWLYSDHEIFLRELISNGVDAINKLKMVSFSGEFSGEVDTPEINIAIDKDKKTLSVTDTGIGMTADEVKKYINQVAFSSAEEFVEKYKGSTDQQIIGHFGLGFYSSFMVASQVEIDTLSYREGAQAVHWSCDGSTEFSITDSQRDSRGTTVTLTLQDEEAEYLEESRIRQLIRTYCDFIPVPIKLNGEVVNKQRAIWNESPSNLTKEDYLEFYRYLYPFQEEPLFWIHLNTDYPFIVKGILYFPKLKPDVDVTKGQIKLFCNQVFVSDNCEEVIPRFLLPLRGVIDSSDIPLNVSRSFLQADRTVRRIADYIAKKVGDRIKELYRDEREEYIRCWQDIGTFIKFGSINDEKFKKQVEDILVYRTTAKVEPSEAEAAPVQVQVEGEDDAWSDVKPGSSTSESNGITTSPQGNYTTIKDYLERNKTRHENRIFYSTDETNQATYIALHTSQALEVLFMDSFIDSHFVGFLEREYSDVKFSRVDADLDESLINKDNNTELVDPRTNKTRSEQLQELFRDTLNKPKLVIRTEALKSESVPAMVLLPEALRRLQEMNALMMQKTMEFPEEHTLLINTAHPLVQHLTTLSQGSVITGEGSSPNQELVSLICNHIYDLALMAQKGFDADGMRTFLERSNQVLTQLTAKAANG; this is translated from the coding sequence ATGCTGGAACAGGGCACAATCAGTATTCATACTGAAAATATCTTCCCAATTATCAAGAAGTGGCTCTATTCAGATCATGAGATCTTTTTGCGGGAGCTAATTTCTAACGGTGTAGATGCCATCAATAAGTTGAAGATGGTGTCTTTTTCGGGTGAGTTTAGCGGCGAGGTCGATACCCCCGAAATCAACATTGCGATTGATAAAGACAAAAAGACCTTGTCGGTTACAGATACTGGCATTGGCATGACTGCCGATGAGGTCAAGAAGTACATCAACCAGGTCGCCTTTTCCAGCGCTGAAGAGTTTGTCGAGAAGTACAAAGGCAGCACCGATCAGCAAATCATCGGTCACTTTGGCTTGGGCTTCTACTCTTCGTTTATGGTGGCGTCCCAGGTTGAAATCGACACGCTGTCCTACCGTGAAGGCGCTCAGGCCGTTCATTGGTCTTGTGATGGCAGCACTGAATTTTCGATTACTGATTCTCAGCGCGATAGTCGAGGCACGACAGTCACCCTGACCCTACAGGATGAGGAAGCTGAGTATCTCGAAGAATCACGCATTCGCCAATTGATCCGCACCTATTGCGATTTCATTCCGGTGCCGATCAAACTCAATGGTGAAGTGGTCAATAAGCAGCGGGCCATCTGGAATGAGTCGCCTAGCAACTTGACCAAGGAAGACTATCTAGAGTTCTACCGCTATCTCTATCCCTTCCAGGAAGAACCCCTGTTCTGGATTCACCTAAACACGGATTATCCCTTCATTGTGAAGGGCATTCTGTATTTCCCGAAGCTAAAGCCCGACGTTGATGTCACGAAGGGTCAGATCAAGCTGTTCTGCAATCAAGTGTTTGTCAGCGACAACTGCGAGGAAGTCATTCCCCGTTTTCTGTTGCCTCTGCGCGGTGTGATCGACAGCTCTGACATTCCTTTGAACGTGTCGCGGAGCTTTTTGCAAGCTGACCGCACCGTGCGTCGCATTGCCGATTACATCGCCAAGAAAGTTGGGGACCGGATCAAGGAACTGTACCGGGATGAACGCGAAGAATATATTCGCTGCTGGCAAGACATCGGCACGTTCATTAAGTTCGGCTCGATTAACGACGAAAAGTTCAAAAAGCAAGTCGAAGACATCCTGGTCTATCGCACTACCGCTAAAGTAGAACCCTCAGAGGCAGAGGCGGCTCCGGTTCAGGTGCAAGTCGAGGGTGAGGATGATGCTTGGAGCGATGTTAAACCTGGTTCGTCTACTAGCGAATCTAACGGCATAACCACCAGTCCTCAAGGCAATTACACCACGATCAAGGATTATCTGGAGCGCAACAAAACGCGCCATGAAAACCGGATTTTCTACAGCACTGACGAGACCAATCAGGCGACATACATTGCCCTACATACTTCACAGGCATTGGAAGTCCTGTTTATGGACTCGTTCATTGACTCGCACTTTGTGGGCTTCCTGGAGCGCGAGTACAGCGATGTCAAATTCTCGCGTGTGGATGCCGATCTTGATGAGAGCCTGATCAACAAAGACAACAACACGGAGTTGGTTGATCCGCGCACCAACAAAACACGCAGTGAACAGCTTCAAGAGCTATTCAGAGATACGTTGAATAAGCCGAAGCTGGTGATCCGTACAGAAGCACTCAAATCGGAGTCAGTTCCAGCAATGGTGCTGCTGCCGGAAGCGCTGCGTCGTCTTCAGGAAATGAATGCCTTGATGATGCAGAAGACGATGGAGTTCCCCGAAGAACACACGTTGCTGATCAACACAGCCCACCCATTAGTGCAACACCTGACCACGCTCAGCCAGGGCAGTGTGATTACCGGCGAAGGCAGTTCTCCCAATCAAGAGCTGGTTTCCTTGATTTGCAATCACATCTATGACCTGGCTCTGATGGCGCAAAAGGGCTTCGATGCGGATGGTATGCGCACGTTCCTAGAGCGCTCCAATCAGGTGCTAACCCAGCTAACCGCTAAGGCGGCGAATGGCTGA
- a CDS encoding Crp/Fnr family transcriptional regulator: protein MLTENRLLAALPQEVLERLAPHLQLVALQAGTRLHEAGETIQALYFPIDCGLSITITMSDGRTAETGLTGKRDVIGINAIMGGCTTTQTAYVVQLPGNAIKINANVLLDEFDSNKAVRDVLLRYTQALIAQLSQTTACNSLHPLEQRLARWLLEAHDRVDKKNLRLTHELLSEMLGVRRAGVTQAAQKLQESGFIQYGRGSVHILDLPALEEFACECFRTVKDEYDRLIVPRQRLSRDNQAIRNSQQALA from the coding sequence ATGCTTACTGAAAACCGATTGCTTGCCGCCTTGCCCCAAGAGGTGTTGGAGAGATTAGCCCCTCACCTGCAGCTAGTCGCGCTGCAAGCGGGGACCAGGCTTCACGAGGCTGGTGAAACTATCCAGGCTCTCTATTTCCCCATCGATTGCGGCCTCTCAATCACGATCACCATGAGTGATGGCAGGACAGCTGAAACGGGGCTGACGGGCAAGCGTGACGTGATTGGCATCAATGCGATCATGGGCGGATGCACAACCACGCAAACCGCTTACGTTGTACAGCTTCCAGGCAACGCAATAAAGATCAACGCAAACGTGTTGCTGGACGAGTTCGATAGCAATAAGGCAGTGCGCGATGTGCTGTTACGTTACACTCAAGCCCTGATTGCACAGCTTTCGCAGACCACCGCCTGCAATAGCCTGCACCCTTTGGAGCAACGCTTGGCACGCTGGCTACTAGAAGCGCATGACCGCGTTGACAAGAAAAATCTGAGGCTGACGCATGAGCTTCTATCCGAGATGCTAGGCGTGCGCCGAGCTGGAGTTACTCAAGCAGCCCAAAAGCTTCAGGAAAGTGGGTTTATTCAATATGGTCGCGGCAGCGTTCACATCCTCGACTTGCCTGCACTGGAAGAGTTTGCCTGTGAGTGTTTCAGGACCGTCAAAGACGAATACGATCGCTTGATTGTCCCTAGACAACGGTTGTCTAGGGACAATCAAGCGATCAGAAATAGTCAGCAAGCCTTGGCTTGA
- a CDS encoding histidine kinase dimerization/phospho-acceptor domain-containing protein produces the protein MDHLQFTTQDSRTVATWAEDPQQGTASSDCSRSCSCGNAIASNISDELLATLGHQLRTPLTTMLGLTQLLRTRNLDEATAARALEMIERNAKWQAQIIEEQLKVLRSKA, from the coding sequence ATGGATCATTTGCAGTTCACTACTCAAGACAGCCGCACGGTTGCTACCTGGGCTGAAGACCCGCAGCAAGGTACTGCCTCCTCTGATTGCAGCCGGAGCTGTAGTTGTGGAAACGCGATAGCAAGCAACATCAGCGATGAGCTTCTGGCAACTCTTGGTCACCAACTGCGAACGCCCCTGACTACAATGCTCGGCTTGACTCAGTTGCTGCGAACCCGCAACCTGGATGAGGCAACTGCTGCCCGTGCCCTCGAAATGATTGAACGCAATGCTAAGTGGCAGGCACAGATCATTGAGGAGCAGTTGAAAGTGCTGCGCTCTAAAGCTTAG
- a CDS encoding SRPBCC family protein: MSRQVFEQSIQIAAPATLVERCITEQALMHRWLNPALRCEPVGQWSTEVGTRSRFVVQIPILKPTLENVVLEREPGLVVWGFQGFFSGCDRWECQPEASGTCLLNRFEFEIPNPLVRFGFNTFAAALTQQDMQAQLRRLKRVAEGLLAKP; this comes from the coding sequence TTGAGTCGTCAGGTTTTTGAGCAATCGATTCAGATTGCGGCTCCGGCAACACTGGTTGAGCGATGCATTACGGAGCAGGCTCTAATGCATCGCTGGCTGAATCCGGCTTTGCGCTGCGAACCTGTGGGTCAATGGAGCACTGAAGTGGGGACTCGCAGCCGTTTTGTGGTGCAGATTCCGATCTTGAAACCCACGTTGGAAAATGTCGTACTAGAACGCGAACCGGGTCTAGTGGTTTGGGGATTCCAGGGTTTTTTTAGTGGCTGCGATCGTTGGGAGTGCCAGCCAGAGGCCAGTGGTACGTGTCTGCTCAATCGTTTTGAGTTTGAAATTCCCAATCCGCTGGTGCGTTTTGGCTTCAACACCTTTGCGGCTGCTTTGACTCAGCAAGATATGCAAGCCCAACTGCGCCGGTTAAAACGGGTTGCGGAAGGATTATTAGCAAAGCCCTGA
- a CDS encoding HAMP domain-containing sensor histidine kinase has translation MKSQHSRPESSDCQIGVFAPEFSESSSPELSGSGLAGIDRQLIRHPALEGNPWDQVERLREQMALIRLRLSHCEQELVSARQAAQESERIRNEFLANISHELRTPLNGTIGLLKLVLDGMTDGSEEQSQFIEQAYQSSLRLLECIAGVLDLGNLDAGNLKLHTGPVNLRELLTEVERIVRPQAEHKRLELVVEHPNLKDEIILQGDHHRLLQVLLNLVGNAVKFTPEGSIRISLNVGWQSDLLTLYICDTGIGVPLERSERLFQPFYQVDGARTRQYGGLGLGLTISRQLMEAMGGEVHFYSLGEGLGSTVTVRIPLYHRPVLV, from the coding sequence ATGAAGAGTCAACACAGCCGTCCAGAATCATCGGACTGCCAGATTGGTGTTTTCGCACCGGAATTTTCGGAGTCGTCCTCACCCGAGCTGAGTGGCTCAGGTTTGGCCGGAATCGATCGGCAGCTCATACGTCACCCCGCTTTAGAGGGCAATCCTTGGGACCAAGTTGAGCGTTTGCGTGAGCAAATGGCTTTGATTCGCCTGAGGCTGAGCCACTGCGAGCAGGAATTGGTGTCTGCGCGTCAGGCCGCACAAGAATCAGAGCGAATTCGCAACGAATTTCTGGCCAATATTTCTCACGAACTGCGAACGCCGCTCAATGGCACGATCGGGCTATTGAAGTTAGTTCTGGACGGTATGACCGATGGCAGCGAGGAGCAGAGCCAGTTTATTGAACAGGCCTATCAATCCTCGTTGCGACTGCTGGAATGTATTGCTGGCGTGCTGGATTTAGGGAATCTAGACGCTGGTAATCTGAAATTGCATACAGGGCCAGTGAATCTGCGCGAACTGTTAACTGAAGTGGAGCGGATTGTTCGCCCTCAAGCTGAACATAAGCGTCTGGAATTGGTGGTTGAACACCCCAATCTTAAGGACGAAATAATTTTGCAGGGGGACCACCATCGACTGCTGCAAGTGCTGCTCAACCTGGTGGGGAATGCGGTTAAATTCACGCCTGAGGGAAGCATTCGCATCAGCCTGAATGTGGGTTGGCAAAGCGATCTGCTGACGCTCTACATTTGCGATACCGGTATTGGCGTTCCTTTAGAACGCTCTGAGCGTTTGTTCCAACCGTTTTATCAGGTGGATGGCGCTCGTACGCGGCAATATGGCGGCTTGGGTCTCGGTCTGACGATTAGCCGTCAATTGATGGAGGCGATGGGGGGCGAGGTGCATTTTTACAGTTTGGGTGAGGGGCTGGGTTCGACTGTGACGGTGCGCATTCCGCTTTACCACCGACCCGTTTTAGTTTGA
- a CDS encoding AAA family ATPase, with product MPSQLIILIGLPASGKSTLARMLHAQNSQWLLVSTDALRAELFGDESTQGPWNSIWRQVEQRWYQAIKDEVGVIYDATNVVRRQRRGLIVQARNFGFEGVLGWWLDVPLCLCLQRNQDRLRQVPEAVIERMHRRLSGAPPSLAEGFDGLIRQTNRCQVDSVEPSSF from the coding sequence TTGCCTAGCCAACTGATTATTCTGATTGGTCTGCCCGCCAGTGGCAAATCGACTTTAGCCCGGATGCTGCATGCTCAAAACTCGCAATGGTTGCTGGTTTCGACAGATGCGCTTCGGGCTGAGTTATTTGGCGACGAATCGACTCAAGGCCCGTGGAACTCTATCTGGAGGCAGGTGGAGCAGCGCTGGTATCAGGCGATAAAGGATGAAGTGGGTGTCATCTACGATGCGACAAATGTGGTGCGTCGCCAGCGTCGCGGCTTGATTGTTCAAGCCCGAAATTTCGGATTTGAGGGAGTGCTGGGCTGGTGGTTAGATGTGCCCCTGTGTCTCTGTCTGCAACGAAACCAAGACCGTTTGCGTCAGGTTCCTGAAGCAGTCATTGAGCGTATGCATCGACGCTTGAGTGGGGCACCCCCGAGTCTGGCAGAGGGGTTTGATGGTTTAATCCGCCAAACTAACCGATGCCAGGTAGACTCTGTGGAGCCTTCCAGCTTTTGA
- the bchI gene encoding magnesium chelatase ATPase subunit I, whose translation MTTPALAQRAVFPFTAIVGQEEMKLALLLNVIDPKVGGVMIMGDRGTGKSTTIRALADLLPEIEVIADDPFNSSPTDPELMGDDAYTATGERRIAKKQVPMVDLPLGATEDRVCGTIDIEKALAEGVKAFEPGLLAKANRGILYVDEVNLLDDHLVDVLLDSAASGWNTVEREGISIRHPARFVLVGSGNPEEGELRPQLLDRFGMHAEIRTVKDPVLRVQIVEQRTEFDQNPQSFLDAQREAQIHLQAQIVEAQTRLPSVTVPYDLRVKISQVCSELDVDGLRGDIVTNRAARALCAFEGRSEVTVSDIKQVITLCLRHRLRKDPLESIDSGYKVDKVFNRVFGISEAELEQNGSVPAAARG comes from the coding sequence GTGACAACCCCTGCCCTTGCCCAACGCGCTGTTTTTCCTTTTACGGCCATCGTCGGCCAGGAAGAGATGAAGTTGGCGCTGCTTCTCAATGTCATTGATCCCAAAGTCGGTGGGGTAATGATTATGGGTGACCGGGGTACCGGCAAATCAACCACGATTCGTGCGTTAGCGGACCTGCTTCCCGAAATCGAGGTGATCGCCGACGACCCCTTTAATTCCAGCCCTACCGATCCCGAGCTGATGGGTGATGACGCCTACACTGCTACTGGGGAACGAAGAATTGCCAAAAAACAGGTCCCTATGGTGGACTTGCCTCTGGGCGCAACCGAAGATCGGGTGTGCGGCACGATTGATATTGAAAAAGCGCTGGCAGAAGGGGTCAAAGCCTTTGAACCTGGCCTATTGGCTAAAGCTAACCGGGGCATCCTTTATGTTGACGAAGTCAACCTACTTGATGACCACTTGGTAGATGTGCTGCTCGACTCGGCGGCCTCCGGTTGGAACACGGTCGAGCGGGAAGGGATTTCTATTCGTCACCCAGCTCGGTTTGTGCTGGTCGGCTCCGGCAACCCAGAAGAAGGAGAACTGCGGCCCCAGTTGTTAGACCGCTTTGGCATGCATGCTGAGATTCGCACAGTTAAGGATCCGGTCCTGCGTGTGCAAATTGTGGAGCAGCGCACCGAATTTGACCAAAACCCGCAGTCGTTTTTAGATGCTCAACGCGAGGCTCAAATCCATCTGCAAGCGCAAATTGTTGAAGCACAAACGCGCTTGCCCTCTGTGACCGTGCCCTACGATCTGCGGGTCAAAATCTCTCAGGTTTGTTCTGAGCTAGATGTTGATGGCTTGCGCGGTGATATTGTCACCAATCGGGCTGCTCGGGCTCTGTGCGCCTTTGAAGGTCGTAGCGAAGTCACGGTTAGTGATATTAAGCAGGTGATCACGCTCTGCCTGCGCCACCGTCTGCGCAAAGACCCCTTGGAATCTATTGACTCCGGCTACAAGGTCGATAAGGTCTTCAACCGGGTGTTTGGCATTAGTGAGGCTGAGCTTGAGCAAAACGGTAGCGTGCCTGCTGCGGCTAGAGGTTAA
- the acpS gene encoding holo-ACP synthase produces the protein MSASPRLPTTAQIGTDIVYIPRIAAVVEQFGQHFLDKVYTPQEQQDAKRSARQINSRLAGRWAAKEAAVKALGTGWRGVGYRDVEIKRKPSGAPTITLHNRALALVHTRHQENWEWQVSFSHDGDYAIATAIFAPSVDSLSSSTPI, from the coding sequence GTGAGCGCCAGTCCTCGATTGCCGACCACTGCCCAGATCGGTACAGATATTGTCTACATTCCCCGAATTGCTGCTGTAGTTGAGCAGTTCGGCCAACATTTTTTGGATAAAGTTTACACCCCCCAAGAGCAACAAGACGCCAAGCGTTCGGCTCGCCAAATTAACTCTCGTCTGGCTGGACGTTGGGCCGCTAAAGAGGCTGCCGTTAAGGCGCTGGGTACAGGCTGGCGTGGTGTAGGCTATCGAGATGTAGAAATTAAACGTAAGCCCAGTGGTGCACCAACCATCACCTTACACAACCGGGCATTAGCACTCGTTCATACGCGGCACCAAGAAAACTGGGAGTGGCAGGTGAGTTTTAGCCACGATGGAGACTATGCCATTGCGACAGCCATTTTCGCTCCCTCTGTGGATTCGCTGTCCTCTAGCACACCGATATGA
- the pipX gene encoding transcriptional coactivator PipX codes for MSPENYLNHPTFGLLSSVCILEENRQLFTTLYAQRLFFLVTTSPDGLEFEPLGRVEARLLMENHLRRLRRNGQQNEYAKLQDTYKRTFP; via the coding sequence ATGAGTCCTGAGAATTATCTCAATCATCCGACCTTTGGCCTGTTATCGAGCGTCTGTATCTTAGAGGAGAACCGCCAACTCTTCACCACTCTTTATGCACAACGATTATTCTTTTTAGTTACAACCAGTCCTGATGGTTTAGAGTTCGAGCCTCTGGGTCGAGTGGAGGCACGACTACTGATGGAAAACCATCTGCGCCGACTCCGCCGCAATGGGCAGCAAAATGAATATGCAAAACTCCAAGACACCTATAAGCGAACGTTTCCCTGA
- a CDS encoding YggS family pyridoxal phosphate-dependent enzyme, with protein MTAPNAQDFAPQDPIQDSIAQRLQLIQAQLPPQVRLIAVSKQVSLEKMRLAYAAGVRDFGESQVQEVAHKHSALSDLPGIRWHLIGHLQSNKVRPAIELFDWIHSVDDLKLAQRLDRLAGELGKTPKVCLQVKLLPDPNKYGWEVDALLQDLKLLNQCQHLQILGLMTILPFGLAAEEALRAFEQARELADRIRGLALPQIQMQELSMGMSGDYPQAVAAGATMVRLGTILFGDRPLAGTR; from the coding sequence ATGACTGCGCCGAATGCTCAAGATTTTGCCCCACAAGACCCAATTCAAGACTCAATTGCCCAACGGCTCCAACTGATTCAGGCTCAGCTGCCTCCTCAGGTACGCTTAATTGCCGTGAGCAAACAAGTTTCGCTGGAGAAAATGCGCTTGGCCTATGCGGCTGGTGTGCGCGACTTTGGCGAAAGTCAGGTGCAAGAAGTCGCCCACAAACATTCAGCTCTGAGCGATTTACCTGGGATTCGCTGGCACCTGATCGGACATCTGCAAAGCAACAAAGTTCGTCCGGCCATAGAGCTATTTGACTGGATTCACTCAGTTGATGATTTAAAACTGGCGCAACGCTTAGATCGGTTGGCGGGCGAATTGGGCAAGACCCCTAAAGTTTGCCTCCAAGTGAAGCTGCTGCCAGATCCCAATAAATATGGTTGGGAGGTTGACGCCCTACTCCAGGACCTCAAGCTGTTGAACCAGTGCCAACATTTGCAGATCCTGGGCCTAATGACGATCTTGCCGTTTGGCTTGGCGGCAGAGGAAGCGCTTCGGGCATTTGAACAGGCTCGCGAATTGGCAGACCGCATTCGAGGCTTAGCTCTGCCTCAGATCCAAATGCAGGAGCTGTCAATGGGCATGTCAGGCGATTATCCCCAAGCCGTTGCGGCTGGGGCCACGATGGTGCGCTTAGGGACAATCTTGTTCGGCGACCGTCCCCTTGCAGGCACGAGGTAG
- a CDS encoding CoB--CoM heterodisulfide reductase iron-sulfur subunit B family protein, with translation MSHRYAYYPGCVAQGACRELYLSTAELTRALGIELVELKKASCCGSGTFKEDSRLLEDSVNARNIALAEELNLPMLTHCSTCQGVIGHVDERLKGFKTSNPDYVDQVNRLLEPEGACYHGTTEVRHLLWVLVGDYGLEEIQRRVTRKLSGLKCASFYGCYLLRGQLTNRFDDPYNPQSMENLFRAVGAEPVDYPGRTKCCGWPLSSYATEQSFTMAGNHISAAIEAGADCLVTPCPLCHLNLDSRQPEVEKVIGRKLGLPVLHLPQLVALALGIEPEKLGLDRHIVSTRPVLDKLRVAVA, from the coding sequence ATGTCGCACCGCTACGCTTACTACCCCGGCTGTGTTGCTCAGGGCGCCTGCCGGGAACTGTATTTATCAACTGCTGAACTCACCCGTGCTTTAGGAATTGAGTTAGTCGAACTCAAAAAAGCCTCCTGCTGCGGCTCAGGCACTTTTAAAGAGGACTCTCGCCTGCTCGAAGATTCAGTGAATGCCCGGAACATTGCCTTAGCTGAAGAGTTGAATCTGCCAATGCTGACGCATTGCAGCACTTGCCAAGGCGTGATTGGCCATGTGGATGAGCGACTGAAGGGGTTCAAGACCAGCAACCCCGATTACGTCGATCAGGTGAACCGTCTCCTGGAGCCTGAGGGTGCCTGCTATCACGGCACCACCGAAGTGCGTCATCTGCTGTGGGTTCTGGTCGGCGACTATGGCCTAGAGGAGATCCAGCGACGCGTCACGCGCAAACTCAGTGGTCTCAAATGCGCCTCTTTCTATGGCTGCTATCTGCTGCGGGGTCAACTGACTAACCGCTTTGACGATCCCTACAACCCACAGTCAATGGAGAACCTGTTCCGTGCTGTGGGCGCCGAGCCCGTAGACTACCCTGGACGAACCAAATGCTGTGGCTGGCCGCTTTCCAGCTACGCCACTGAGCAGTCGTTCACTATGGCTGGCAATCACATCTCGGCTGCCATTGAAGCAGGTGCTGATTGTTTGGTGACTCCCTGCCCGCTGTGTCACCTCAATCTGGACTCGCGACAGCCAGAGGTAGAAAAGGTGATCGGTCGCAAGCTGGGCTTGCCAGTGCTGCACCTGCCCCAGTTGGTCGCCTTGGCCTTAGGGATCGAACCGGAGAAGCTGGGCCTGGACCGGCATATTGTCTCCACTCGTCCTGTGCTCGACAAGCTCAGAGTCGCTGTAGCTTAG
- a CDS encoding succinate dehydrogenase/fumarate reductase iron-sulfur subunit: MKVLFKVIRQNRGESPHLASYHLDVEPANTILDCLNQIKWSQDGTLAYRKNCRNTICGSCSMRINGRSALACKENVAGEVQRLESLGQVKPGEDPVITVAPMGNMPVIKDLVVDMSSFWDNLEAVQPYVSTAARQVPEREFLQSPQDRDRLNQMGNCILCGACYSECNAREVDPTFVGPHALAKAYRWVADSRDTATEARLETYSQGTAGVWGCTRCFYCNEVCPMDVAPMDQIGKIKNEILQRDQMPVDPTPQTARAIRHRKTMVDLVKQGGWVDERRFGLTVLGNSFRDLKGLFSLVPLGLAMLRNRKFPWRFDRSEGTPAVRKLIETVEQQENLKD, translated from the coding sequence ATGAAAGTTTTGTTTAAGGTCATCCGCCAGAATCGGGGCGAGTCTCCGCACCTTGCCAGCTACCACTTGGACGTTGAGCCAGCCAACACAATCCTGGATTGTCTGAACCAGATCAAGTGGAGCCAGGACGGTACTTTGGCTTACCGTAAAAACTGTCGCAACACAATCTGCGGCAGTTGCTCAATGCGGATTAATGGACGTTCTGCCTTAGCCTGCAAAGAAAATGTAGCTGGTGAAGTACAGCGCCTCGAAAGCTTGGGACAGGTAAAACCCGGCGAAGACCCTGTAATTACGGTCGCGCCTATGGGTAACATGCCGGTCATCAAAGATTTAGTTGTAGACATGAGTTCGTTTTGGGACAACTTGGAGGCAGTTCAACCCTATGTGAGTACAGCTGCACGCCAGGTACCCGAACGGGAATTTTTGCAGAGCCCTCAAGATCGAGACCGTCTCAACCAGATGGGAAATTGCATTCTCTGTGGAGCTTGTTACTCGGAGTGCAATGCCCGTGAGGTCGATCCGACTTTTGTCGGGCCCCATGCCTTGGCAAAGGCTTACCGCTGGGTTGCCGATTCCCGAGATACTGCAACTGAAGCTCGCCTTGAAACTTATAGCCAAGGAACAGCTGGCGTCTGGGGCTGTACTCGTTGCTTCTACTGCAATGAAGTGTGCCCGATGGATGTCGCGCCAATGGATCAAATTGGCAAAATCAAGAACGAGATTTTGCAGCGCGATCAAATGCCAGTAGACCCAACCCCGCAAACTGCCCGCGCAATTCGCCACCGTAAAACGATGGTTGACCTAGTTAAGCAGGGTGGTTGGGTTGATGAACGTCGCTTTGGCTTAACGGTTTTAGGGAACTCCTTCCGCGACCTCAAGGGCCTGTTTAGCTTAGTGCCCTTAGGCTTAGCAATGCTGCGCAATCGTAAGTTTCCCTGGCGCTTTGATCGCTCAGAAGGAACGCCAGCTGTGCGCAAGCTAATTGAAACCGTCGAACAACAAGAAAACTTAAAAGACTAA
- a CDS encoding AbrB family transcriptional regulator: MSKTATAPLTGKALLQKVKDLASLPRREKAKRCGYYTKTKSGQVRVNLTEFYDALLAARGTQLSPETSKDGRGREPTYKVTVHKNGQIVIGAAYTEEMDLQPGDEFIIKLGYKHIHLVPVGPEDEEDAVEVAASKNGRNGTGK, from the coding sequence ATGAGCAAAACGGCTACTGCCCCCCTGACAGGCAAAGCTTTGCTGCAAAAAGTAAAAGACCTTGCCTCGCTTCCACGCCGCGAAAAGGCAAAACGTTGTGGTTACTACACCAAGACCAAAAGCGGTCAGGTTCGGGTCAATCTAACGGAATTCTACGATGCATTGCTGGCTGCTCGTGGTACCCAGCTCAGTCCTGAAACCAGCAAAGATGGTCGGGGTCGTGAACCAACCTATAAGGTTACGGTGCATAAGAATGGGCAGATCGTCATTGGTGCTGCCTATACAGAAGAGATGGATCTCCAGCCTGGTGATGAATTCATTATCAAGCTGGGCTACAAACACATTCATCTCGTTCCGGTTGGTCCAGAGGACGAAGAGGATGCTGTTGAGGTTGCTGCTTCTAAGAACGGACGTAACGGCACAGGCAAATAA